A stretch of the Aegilops tauschii subsp. strangulata cultivar AL8/78 chromosome 4, Aet v6.0, whole genome shotgun sequence genome encodes the following:
- the LOC109787258 gene encoding probable inorganic phosphate transporter 1-12, translating to MASRQLQVLSALDGAKTQLYHFRAIVVAGMGFFTDAYDLFCISLVTKLLGRIYYADPSSPNPGSLPPNVAAAVNGVALCGTLAGQLFFGWLGDKLGRKSVYGMTLMLMVVCSVASGLSFGHTPASVMATLCFFRFWLGFGIGGDYPLSATIMSEYANKKTRGAFIAAVFAMQGFGILAGGVVTLVLSTVFRNAFPGPAYQVDAAASTVPQADYVWRIILMLGALPAALTYYWRTKMPETARYTALVAKNAKQASLDMSKVLQSEIEAEPEKLDEIMARGEDYGLFTSRFAKRHGLHLLGTATAWFLVDVAYYSQNLFQKDIFGSIGWIPKARTMDALEEVFRISLAQTLIALCGTVPGYWFTVFLIDVIGRFWIQLVGFAMMTVFMLGLAVPYHHWTTPGNHVDFVVMYGLTFFFANFGPNATTFIVPAEIFPARLRSTCHGISAAAGKAGAIIGAFGFLYAAQSPDPAHVDAGYKPGIGVQKALYVLAACNLLGFLVTFLVPESKGKSLEEMSGEAHAEEGNGANKVCPSGEQLV from the coding sequence ATGGCGAGCCGGCAGCTGCAGGTGCTGAGCGCGCTGGACGGCGCCAAGACGCAGTTGTACCACTTCAGGGCGATCGTTGTCGCCGGCATGGGCTTCTTCACCGACGCCTACGACCTCTTCTGCATCTCGCTCGTCACCAAGCTCCTCGGCCGCATCTACTACGCCGACCCCTCCAGCCCAAACCCTGGCTCCCTGCCGCCCAACGTGGCCGCGGCCGTCAACGGCGTCGCGCTCTGCGGGACCCTCGCCGGCCAGCTCTTCTTCGGCTGGCTCGGCGACAAGCTCGGCCGGAAGAGCGTCTACGGCATGACGCTCATGCTCATGGTCGTCTGCTCCGTCGCCTCCGGGCTCTCGTTCGGACACACCCCGGCCAGCGTCATGGCCACGCTCTGCTTCTTCCGCTTCTGGCTCGGCTTCGGCATCGGCGGCGACTACCCTCTGTCTGCCACCATCATGTCTGAGTACGCCAACAAGAAGACGCGCGGAGCCTTCATCGCCGCTGTCTTTGCAATGCAGGGCTTCGGCATCCTCGCCGGCGGCGTCGTCACGCTCGTCCTCTCCACGGTTTTCCGTAACGCGTTCCCGGGGCCAGCGTACCAGGTCGACGCCGCCGCGTCCACCGTGCCGCAGGCCGACTACGTGTGGCGCATCATCCTCATGCTCGGCGCGCTGCCTGCGGCGCTCACGTACTACTGGCGAACGAAGATGCCAGAGACGGCGCGGTACACGGCGCTGGTCGCAAAGAACGCGAAGCAGGCCTCGCTGGACATGTCCAAGGTGCTTCAATCGGAGATCGAGGCGGAgccggagaagctcgacgagatCATGGCCAGAGGCGAGGACTACGGCCTCTTCACGTCGCGGTTCGCCAAGCGCCACGGCCTCCACCTCCTCGGCACGGCGACGGCGTGGTTCCTGGTCGACGTCGCGTACTACAGCCAGAACCTATTCCAGAAGGACATCTTCGGCAGCATCGGCTGGATCCCCAAGGCGCGCACCATGGACGCGCTCGAGGAGGTGTTCCGCATCTCCCTCGCGCAGACGCTCATCGCGCTCTGCGGCACCGTGCCGGGCTACTGGTTCACCGTGTTCCTCATCGACGTCATCGGAAGGTTCTGGATCCAGCTCGTGGGGTTCGCCATGATGACCGTTTTCATGCTCGGCCTTGCGGTGCCGTACCACCACTGGACGACGCCGGGCAACCACGTCGACTTCGTCGTCATGTACGGGCTCACCTTCTTCTTCGCCAACTTCGGGCCGAACGCAACGACGTTCATCGTGCCGGCCGAGATCTTCCCGGCGCGGCTCCGGTCGACCTGCCACGGCATCTCGGCTGCGGCGGGGAAGGCCGGTGCCATCATCGGGGCGTTCGGGTTCCTCTACGCGGCACAGTCGCCGGACCCGGCGCACGTGGACGCCGGGTACAAGCCTGGGATCGGCGTGCAGAAGGCGCTGTATGTGCTCGCTGCGTGCAACCTCCTGGGGTTCTTGGTCACGTTCCTCGTGCCGGAGTCGAAAGGGAAGTCGCTCGAGGAGATGTCCGGCGAGGCCCACGCCGAGGAAGGCAACGGCGCCAATAAAGTCTGCCCGTCGGGAGAGCAGCTGGTTTGA